The following is a genomic window from uncultured Draconibacterium sp..
AATAAATCTCAAAGTTACCAATCAGGCCCTATATAACAAGCCTTACACACTTCTACGCGAAACCCTTGAAGGCGAATTTGTGCTGTCGAGAGTACTTCGTAACAATGAGTTTTTTGTTCCTGAAGAAAAAGATATCATTTGCGAGGGCGACATAATATACGGTGTTTCAAACAAAAAACACTACAATGCGCTGGAACTAAAAATAGGCGCACTAAAAAAGACTAGTGAAACCGAAATTACCGGACGAATGGGAATGCGCCACATAGTATTCACCAATAAAAAACTGGCCGGTAAAACCATTAAACAAATTGGTATTTCGCGGCGATACCCGGTAAATATTACGCGTATTTTTCGTGCCGGAAACGAAATAATGGCTCAAGAAAACGATGCCATCGAGTTTGGCGATACCATTCGTATTGTTGGCGACCGAAAAGCATTAAAAGAGGTTGTTGATTTACTGGGTAATTCAATGAAAGAGCTCTCCCACCCCAATATTATCCCCATTCTTATTGGTATTTTGGGAGGCGTTTTACTCGGAAGCATCCCAATTGCCATACCCGGATTACCGGCTCCTGCAAAACTAGGCCTTGCCGGTGGACCACTTGTTGTCGCACTGTTTTTAGGGCACAAAGGACGCATTGGAAAACTCGGATTTTATATGACTCCCGGAGCCAACCTGTTTATTCGCGAACTGGGGATTATTATGTTCCTGGCTTGTGTTGGGCTTGGTGCCGGAAGACATTTTGTTGAAACCATTGTAAACGGTGGCTACATGTGGATGGTGTATGGTATAGCCATTACTGCATTACCATTGCTGATTATTGGTTTTACCGCTCGTTTCTTAAAATTTAATTACCTGTCGATTTGTGGTCTGCTTGCCGGATCGATGACAGACCCCCCGGCTTTGGAATATGCTAATTCTATTTCGCCAATTCAGGCACAGTCAACAGCTTATGCAACTGTTTATCCGTTGGTTATGTTTATGCGCGTTCTCTTAGCCCAGGTTCTGGTATTACTATTTTTATAAAAAATGAAGAAGTATCTAAAAACATGTGTTCTTTTCGTGTTTGTTGTTAGTCAATTATCGGCTGCAGAGCCCGACAAACATCTCGATTTTCTGAAAAAAGGAATTAAGTTTAATTTATCGGAAGAAGGAAATTCGTATACCAAATTCTCTTTTGCCACGCAGTTTTGGGGACGACAAACATGGTTAAACCAAGCGGAAGAAACGTTTGCAGGCGCTTCCAATTCCGAGTTTGATTTCGCATTACGACGAACACGTTTTTCCATAGTTAATAACCTAAACGACAAGCTTGTATTCTATACACAATTGGGCTGCAACAACATTCATAAAAATTCAGATAAACCTCAACTCTATTTTCACGATGTTTGGGCAATGTTTCAACTGGTTCCAAAATCAATGTATCTTGGTTTTGGCTTAAATGGCTGGAATGGGATTTCGCGTTTAAGTAACACCAGTTACCAGAAAACGCTTACGCTCGATAATCCGGGATTTAATATTCCGGCTGTCAATCATAGCGATTTGGAAACCCGCCAACTAGGCATTTTCTTAAAAGGAACTGTGGGCGCATTTTCTTATCGTGCAGTACTTTCAAAACCTTTTGATTATGAACGGATCCCAGAAAACGCGAAAGAAAATACGGCTTATGAAATTTCGTCTGATAAATTATCGTATAAAGGTTATGTAGCCTGGCATTTGTGGGAGAAAGAATATTTCACCACTCCTTATGTAAGCATGACTTATCTTGGGAAGAAAAAAATTCTGAATGTAGGAATGGGATTTGATTATTATCCTGAATCGGTACTGAGCTATACTGCAGAAAAAATTACACAAATTGCCAATAGATTGTTATTGGGAACTGATGTTTTTTGCGAACTCCCCTTTGCCCAAAATCGTTCAGTTACATTTTATTCGGTGCTGTATAGCTACGATTTCGGAAACAATTATCTCCGAAATTCCGGCACAATGAACATCTGGGAAAATGGCGGTAATTCAGAGTATAAAGTTGGTACCGGTCTGATTTCGTATTCAACATTAGGCTACCTGTTTAAAAAAGAATTTTTGCACTTACCCGGCCATCTGCAACTTTTTTATGCATACGCTTTTAAAGATTTTGAAGGACTGCCCGTTACGCTGAACAATCAGGATATGGGAGTTAATTATTACATGGCAGGTCAAAAGCTCAAATTTAGCCTGCAATATTCCTCCCGTCCTGTTTTAAATGCTGCGGAAACCGACATTGAAAAACACTGCGGCACACTTATTTTTCAAACGCAAATTGTAATTTAAATGGAAATAAAAGATAACCGAAAAGCATTCGTAAAGTTTAACGAACGAAATGAAAAACTGGCCGCACAATACAGTGGCAACTACGAAGAAAGACAACATTCGAAAGGGAAACTAACAGCCAAAGAACGGATTGAAATTCTTTTTGATCCTGACACTTTTGAAGAACTTGATGCTTTTGTCCGTTCAAAAAATATAAACAAAGATTCAGCGTCATTTGGCGACGGAGTTATTGTTGGCCATGGGAAAATAGGTGGAAGAACAGTATTTATTTATGCCCAGGATTTTAATGTTATGGGTGGTTCTTTGGGAGCCGCTCATGCCGAAAAAATTATAAAAGTGCAGGATATGGCTCGCAAAATGGGACATCCCATAATTGGGTTAATTGATTCAGGAGGCGCTCGTATCCAGGAAGGGATTGCCAGCCTCTCGGGCTATGCGGGAATTTTCCTGCGCAATATTCAGTCGTCTGGTATTATACCGCAAATTTCGGTTATTCTTGGTCCTGCAGCTGGCGGGGCAGTCTATTCGCCTGCGCTCACCGATTTTATTTTTATGACCCGCCAAACCTCCCGGATGTTTGTTACCGGCCCCGAGATTGTGAAAGAAGTGCTGAACGAAGATGTTACTTTCGAAGAATTGGGTGGTGCCGATGTTCACGGAACAAAAAGCGGTGTTGCTCATTTTGTTTACGATGACGAAGAGCATACGTTATTGGGTGTGCGCAAACTTTTGCAATATCTTCCTTCCAATAATGTTGAATTGGCACCTACAATCAAAGCAGAAAACGTGGCTCCAACCCGGCCAGAAAAGCTCCGTCTGATTGTCCCCAATGAAAATACAGCCCCTTATGATATGCTTGATATCATTGGCAACATGGTTGATGTAGATAGTTTCTTTGAAGTAGCTGACTCGTTTGCTCAAAACATTATTACCGGATTTGCCCGCCTGAACAAACGCGTGATTGGCATTGTAGCTAACCAGCCTAAAATTCTGGCCGGTGTTCTTGATATAAATTCATCGGTTAAAGCAGCACGTTTTGTCCGGTTCTGTGATTCATTCAATATTCCCCTACTAGTTCTTGAAGATGTTCCCGGTTTTTTACCCGGCACCAACCAGGAGCACGCCGGACTTATCAGGCACGGAGCAAAATTACTGTATGCTTTTGGCGAAGCCACAGTCCCTAAAATTACAGTAATCATAAGAAAAGCTTACGGAGGTGCCTATATCGTTATGAATAGCAAAAACATGGGAGGCGATTTTAATTTTGCCTGGCCAACCGCTGAAGTAGCCGTTATGGGCCCCGAAGGAGCCATCAAAATTTTGCACCGCAAAAAACTGGCCGAAGCGGAAGCCCCTGAGACATTGAAAAAAGAACTCATTACCGAATACCGCGACACCATTGCCAATCCATACATTGCAGATGAATATGGTTTTATTGATGAAGTTATCGACCCGGCAGTTACCCGCCAAAAGTTGGTTTCAGCTTTTGAACTTCTTCAAAACAAGTACATGGAAAAAATGCCGCGAAAACACGGAAACCTGCCTTTGTAATTCAAAACCGTAAATCATGAAGATACAATCGATATTAATTGCCAACCGTGGCGAAATTGCTGTTCGTATAATAAAAACGGCACAGCGAATGGGCATTAAAACCTACGCGTTTCAAACACCACAAGAAGCCAACGCAGTTTACTTAAACTGGGCAGATGAAATTATTGCACTTCCCGAAGAAAAAGGCAATAAAATTATTTTCTTGGATGCCGAAGCCATTGTCAGGTATGCAAAAGAACTAACAATCGACGCCATTCATCCCGGGTATGGATTTTTAGCCGAAAATCCAGAATTGCCGCAACTTTGTAAAAAAGAAGGAATACTGTTTATTGGCCCCGATGAGAAACATCTCCGGCAGATGGGTAATAAAAACGAGGCCCGGCTAATTGCAGAGAAAGCAGGGGTACCCATTGTTAAAGGTAGTAAGACGCCTGCAAACACCCTTAACGAAGTTAAGATAGAAACCGAAAGAATCGGCTTTCCTGTAATTCTAAAAGCCCTTGCCGGTGGTGGCGGTAAAGGGATGCGCGTGGTAAAAAAAGAGGCCGAGTTGGAAATGGCTTACAAAATGGCAGTAAACGAAGCTCAAAATGCTTTTGGAAACAGCCAAATGATTGTAGAGAAATACATTGAAAACCCACGCCATATCGAAATTCAGGTGCTGGCCGACCAAAAAGGAAATGCTGTCCATCTTTATGAAAGAGAATGCTCCATACAACGAAACCACCAGAAACTACTGGAAGAAGCGCCTTCGAAAGCATTGTCGGATGAACTCCGCGATAAAATGTGCAAACATGCTTTAGCTTTGGTTCGGGCAACCGGTTATTTCACGCTTGGAACGGTGGAGTTTTTACTCGATAGCAACAGAGACTACTATTTTATGGAAATGAATACCCGGATACAGGTAGAGCATCCGGTAACAGAAGCAATAACAGGGTTGGATTTGGTTGAACTGCAAATTAGGACTGCGGCTGGAGATAAATTACCTTTTGAACAAACTGATATAAAATGTAACGGCTGGGCCATCGAGTTTCGGATAAATGCTGAAGACGTACAAACTGGTTTCACCCCAGATTTTGGAATAATTGATGAAATGAATTTTCCGGCTTATCCTGGATTAAGGGTTGACACAGGCTTTATTCCGAGCTCTGTTATCCCAAATAGTTTCGATTCATTATTGGCCAAACTCATTATTGCAGGTCGCACCAGGGAACAGGTTATTCAAAAATCATTCAATATTTTAAACCATTCACGTGTTGTAGGGGTTAAGACAACTATCCCGTTTTTCAAAGCTCTTTTGCAACATCCCGACTTCGTTTCGGGCAATATCACCACTTCATTTATCAACAAAATGGGAATGCTTTTTTTCCAGGAAAAACATGAAGAGGAAGCTGCAGCTATGATTGCGCTTCAGGCATATCTCGACGATTTAAAACATATTGAGATAAGCGAAACAACGCCGGAACATACGAATGTCTGGATTTCAAGAATGTGGAATAAATTATTTTAAAAAGTTATGGCTAAAAGTAAAATTCAGAAATACATTGTTACAGGAGAGAAAAGATATCGTTTTAGTACTGTTGACTTCCTTGTAAAGAAGAGTAAAAAACGCCGTATTGGACAAGTCGACTCCGGGAATTATAAAGTTTCCATTGATAATGTTTGGTTTGAAGGAAATGTTGTTGGGAAAAAGCAAAATAAATACAAAGTATTATTAAACGGGAATACATATAGCTTCACCATCGACAGGGAAAAAACACATGCGCGGAAAGCAATGCTTGCTGAAAATGAACCTCAAAGCTTGCTTATCCAGTTGAAATCGCCAATGCCGGGGAAAATTTGTGAAATTTTTGTGAATGAAGGCGCAACAGTTCAAAAAGGAGAACCTCTGCTTATTCTGGAAGCCATGAAGATGCAGAATCAGATATTAGCATCTTCCGATGCAACAATCGAATCAATTTTAGTTAAAACTAACGAATCAGTATTTAGCGACCAATTGCTGATAACCATGAAACAATTATAATACAACGATAATGAACGAAAAGTTTGAACCACGCCAATGTGCCAATTGTGGCGATTTGTTCACCTGTCGCGGTGATATGCACTGCTGGTGTGTAAGAATTGAAGTCCCTGAAAAAGTGCAGGATTACATTGCTGCCTGCTTTGATGGCTGTTTGTGTGAGAAATGTATTAAAAAATTGATTACAGATTTTGAAATGAAGCCATGAAATAATCAAATAAATAGAATATATTTAAATACGCATTTTCATAAATAACATCGATCCGGGAAAAGATATGTTTTGATTGATGTTTATGTACATAAAGCTACTCCGGCTTCCTGTTTGAGAGGCTAAGATTAAAAACTCCGCAATCTCGTTATAGATGCGGAGTCTATGATTTGAGTATCCCCATATGATTAAAATCGAATCATTCAAAACCGAATTGAAACGCTCAAGTGATATTGGCTTTACTATATGGATTGATACTTATCTTCTCAAAATTTTCACACTTAATCCCTTTTGTGTCGACCATCCTGTTTTATCAACCAGGCTAATAAAAAAATGGTAATCCCCTTCATCAAATTTACCTTTGCTATCGCCATCAGGAATAGTAATTTCCTGCAAAGTTTCGTATGCATCTAATCCTTCGGGAATATCATACTCCTCAATTGAGAGGTAAGGGTTTACCGGTTCTTTTACATCCTCCAAATTACACTCTGTAACTTCTGTACTGTGTGAATGATGGTCGAAATTATTGTGAATATCGATGCTAAAAGATCCCAATTCCACATTGTCGGTGAATAGCATATTTAAAGTAAAAGGTTCTCCAAAATATAAAGTATCACAATTTGTTGGGAACGCATCGGTAATTGTCAAATCTATTTCCGGCTCCTGGTCATCAACCTCTTTATCGTTACAGGTTGCAAAAACAAAAAGTACAAATAATAGTCCCGAAATTATTCTTAAAGTTTTCATGATAGTTGAATTAAACAGAGCAGAAGCAACAATTAGCTTCCACTCTGCATTGGATTTAATTATAAATTTATTACGATTGGATAATGGTTTGAATAAGCCCAGTTTCCTTTTGCATCTTTACTTTTTACGAGAATGTAGTAGTTTCCCGAACGCCATGCATTGTTCCCGGTAATAGCGGCTGGTGTCATGTTGTTGTCGTTTACCGCACCCACAGCAATGGAAGCTGTAAATTCAGTTTCATCAGGATCATCAAAATCGTGAGTATGAAGCATTACAATAGCTTTATTATCAGCACTGACGGCACCTGAAACATCAGCATCAGCAAGGTTGTCTGATTCATAAACCAAAGCCACCAACATTCCTGCCAATGAAATATTATCGGTAATGCCACCCGAGATGGTAATTGTTTGACCGGTTGAGAAAGCCTGCCCATTTGTAGGAGCAGACGAAACTGTTATTTCAGGGGCTTCTTCATCGGCCAGTTCCTGAATCTCAATTTCTTCTTCAACCGTGGTTTGGTACCCTAACATATCGGTTACTGTAATGTGAACATGGTAAGTTCCAGTAGGAGTTTCCGCCGGAATATCCACATGTTTATGAAGTGTGGGATTTATCCTCCCGGCATAATCGTCATAAGTAGCCTCTATTTCATCGCTACTGCCTTCCTCCTGATGTATCTCCACTGTAATTTCATCAACTTTCCCTTCGGCATAAATATCTGCTTCAATGTGTAAATCGGCACCTGCATATGCAATATGGCTATCACCTATTCCAAGTTCCAAATTGTTTATTACAGGTTTTTGTACATCGTCGTCATCGTCACAAGATGTAAAGAATAGTGTACTGGACGCTATAAAAATTAACGCCATCGTTTTAATTGCTGTTTTCATAATACTTATTTTTAAATAATTACTTTTCATTTTTTTTACTTGATATTTTTACTGAATGGAATACTAACATTTAATACAAAATTACGCCCGGCTTCGGGCAC
Proteins encoded in this region:
- a CDS encoding putative transporter, producing the protein MELLKLFSHTGTASTLIYLSLTGIAGVLLGKIRFFNIKLGIAGVLFIGLLVGHLGAKTDHEVLHFVKEFGLILFVYSIGLEVGPRFIPSLKSNGLKLNFLAMGIVVLGFLVALTIKLVFNVPTPVITGIMSGAVTNTPGLGAAQQVITEQFANPELTELTGMGYAVAYPFGIIGIILTMLLLRFFFKVNVKSEAKEYTSKLSGISGKLQAINLKVTNQALYNKPYTLLRETLEGEFVLSRVLRNNEFFVPEEKDIICEGDIIYGVSNKKHYNALELKIGALKKTSETEITGRMGMRHIVFTNKKLAGKTIKQIGISRRYPVNITRIFRAGNEIMAQENDAIEFGDTIRIVGDRKALKEVVDLLGNSMKELSHPNIIPILIGILGGVLLGSIPIAIPGLPAPAKLGLAGGPLVVALFLGHKGRIGKLGFYMTPGANLFIRELGIIMFLACVGLGAGRHFVETIVNGGYMWMVYGIAITALPLLIIGFTARFLKFNYLSICGLLAGSMTDPPALEYANSISPIQAQSTAYATVYPLVMFMRVLLAQVLVLLFL
- a CDS encoding acyl-CoA carboxylase subunit beta produces the protein MEIKDNRKAFVKFNERNEKLAAQYSGNYEERQHSKGKLTAKERIEILFDPDTFEELDAFVRSKNINKDSASFGDGVIVGHGKIGGRTVFIYAQDFNVMGGSLGAAHAEKIIKVQDMARKMGHPIIGLIDSGGARIQEGIASLSGYAGIFLRNIQSSGIIPQISVILGPAAGGAVYSPALTDFIFMTRQTSRMFVTGPEIVKEVLNEDVTFEELGGADVHGTKSGVAHFVYDDEEHTLLGVRKLLQYLPSNNVELAPTIKAENVAPTRPEKLRLIVPNENTAPYDMLDIIGNMVDVDSFFEVADSFAQNIITGFARLNKRVIGIVANQPKILAGVLDINSSVKAARFVRFCDSFNIPLLVLEDVPGFLPGTNQEHAGLIRHGAKLLYAFGEATVPKITVIIRKAYGGAYIVMNSKNMGGDFNFAWPTAEVAVMGPEGAIKILHRKKLAEAEAPETLKKELITEYRDTIANPYIADEYGFIDEVIDPAVTRQKLVSAFELLQNKYMEKMPRKHGNLPL
- a CDS encoding biotin carboxylase N-terminal domain-containing protein, whose protein sequence is MKIQSILIANRGEIAVRIIKTAQRMGIKTYAFQTPQEANAVYLNWADEIIALPEEKGNKIIFLDAEAIVRYAKELTIDAIHPGYGFLAENPELPQLCKKEGILFIGPDEKHLRQMGNKNEARLIAEKAGVPIVKGSKTPANTLNEVKIETERIGFPVILKALAGGGGKGMRVVKKEAELEMAYKMAVNEAQNAFGNSQMIVEKYIENPRHIEIQVLADQKGNAVHLYERECSIQRNHQKLLEEAPSKALSDELRDKMCKHALALVRATGYFTLGTVEFLLDSNRDYYFMEMNTRIQVEHPVTEAITGLDLVELQIRTAAGDKLPFEQTDIKCNGWAIEFRINAEDVQTGFTPDFGIIDEMNFPAYPGLRVDTGFIPSSVIPNSFDSLLAKLIIAGRTREQVIQKSFNILNHSRVVGVKTTIPFFKALLQHPDFVSGNITTSFINKMGMLFFQEKHEEEAAAMIALQAYLDDLKHIEISETTPEHTNVWISRMWNKLF
- a CDS encoding biotin/lipoyl-containing protein; translated protein: MAKSKIQKYIVTGEKRYRFSTVDFLVKKSKKRRIGQVDSGNYKVSIDNVWFEGNVVGKKQNKYKVLLNGNTYSFTIDREKTHARKAMLAENEPQSLLIQLKSPMPGKICEIFVNEGATVQKGEPLLILEAMKMQNQILASSDATIESILVKTNESVFSDQLLITMKQL
- a CDS encoding DUF4625 domain-containing protein; its protein translation is MKTLRIISGLLFVLFVFATCNDKEVDDQEPEIDLTITDAFPTNCDTLYFGEPFTLNMLFTDNVELGSFSIDIHNNFDHHSHSTEVTECNLEDVKEPVNPYLSIEEYDIPEGLDAYETLQEITIPDGDSKGKFDEGDYHFFISLVDKTGWSTQKGLSVKILRR
- a CDS encoding DUF4625 domain-containing protein; the encoded protein is MKTAIKTMALIFIASSTLFFTSCDDDDDVQKPVINNLELGIGDSHIAYAGADLHIEADIYAEGKVDEITVEIHQEEGSSDEIEATYDDYAGRINPTLHKHVDIPAETPTGTYHVHITVTDMLGYQTTVEEEIEIQELADEEAPEITVSSAPTNGQAFSTGQTITISGGITDNISLAGMLVALVYESDNLADADVSGAVSADNKAIVMLHTHDFDDPDETEFTASIAVGAVNDNNMTPAAITGNNAWRSGNYYILVKSKDAKGNWAYSNHYPIVINL